From the genome of Lotus japonicus ecotype B-129 chromosome 6, LjGifu_v1.2, one region includes:
- the LOC130723499 gene encoding monothiol glutaredoxin-S4-like, with the protein MDRVTTLASERSVVIFSKSTCCMCHTIITLFSDFGVNPTVHEIDEMPRGRDIEQALSRLGCSPAVPAVFIGGELVGGANEVMSLHLNRSLIPMLRRAGAIWV; encoded by the coding sequence ATGGACAGGGTAACAACATTGGCATCAGAGAGGTCAGTGGTGATCTTCAGCAAGAGCACATGTTGCATGTGTCACACCATCATAACCCTCTTCAGTGATTTTGGAGTTAATCCAACTGTTCATGAAATTGATGAGATGCCTAGAGGAAGAGACATTGAGCAAGCTCTTTCCAGGCTAGGGTGCAGCCCCGCCGTGCCGGCCGTGTTCATCGGTGGTGAGCTTGTAGGTGGAGCTAATGAAGTGATGAGTCTTCACCTGAACCGGTCCTTAATCCCAATGCTTAGGAGAGCAGGAGCCATTTGGGTTTAA